Proteins encoded by one window of Acinonyx jubatus isolate Ajub_Pintada_27869175 chromosome X, VMU_Ajub_asm_v1.0, whole genome shotgun sequence:
- the LOC113597355 gene encoding histone H2A-Bbd type 2/3 translates to MPVRRSRRGSSSGQSRVRSHTAPAELTFSVSHVERLLREGRYSQRLGASAPIFLAAVIQSLTAKVLELAGIEARNSGRRLITPGVVDMVVHNHPLLSAFFQSTIISQAVPGWN, encoded by the coding sequence ATGCCTGTGAGGAGGAGCCGTCGAGGGTCGTCCAGTGGCCAGAGCCGGGTCCGCTCCCACACTGCCCCAGCCGAGTTGACGTTCTCCGTGAGCCACGTGGAGCGCCTCCTGCGGGAGGGCCGCTACTCGCAGCGCCTGGGCGCGTCCGCCCCGATCTTCCTAGCGGCCGTCATCCAGTCCCTGACGGCCAAGGTCCTGGAGCTGGCCGGCATCGAGGCCCGGAACAGCGGCAGGAGGCTCATCACCCCGGGTGTCGTGGACATGGTGGTCCACAACCACCCGCTGCTCAGCGCCTTCTTCCAGTCCACCATCATCTCCCAGGCGGTCCCGGGCTGGAACTAG
- the F8A1 gene encoding 40-kDa huntingtin-associated protein, with the protein MAASAPGLGGAAGPGPEAGDFLARYRQVSSKLKKRFLRKPNVAEAGEQFGQLGRELRAQECLPYAAWCQLAVARCQQALFHGPGEALALTEAARLFLRQERDARQRLACPAAYGEPLQAAANALGAAVRLHLELGQPAAAAALCLELAAALRDLGQPAAAAGHFQRAAHLQLPQLPLAALQALGDAASCQLLARDYNGALAVFTRMQRLAREHGSHPVPPPPPPPPPPPPGPQVGPGAAPALPAALLPANGGPAPAPSPATLGAFSDVLVRCEVSRVLLLLLLQPPPAKLLPEHAHTLEKYSWEAFDGHGQESGGQLPDELFLLLQSLVMATHEKDTEAVKSLQVEMWPLLSAEQNHLLHLVLQETVSPSGQGI; encoded by the coding sequence ATGGCGGCGTCCGCGCCCGGCCTGGGCGGCGCTGCGGGCCCGGGCCCCGAGGCCGGGGACTTCTTGGCGCGGTACCGCCAGGTGTCGAGCAAGCTGAAGAAGCGGTTCCTGCGGAAGCCCAACGTGGCGGAGGCGGGCGAGCAGTTCGGGCAGCTGGGCCGGGAGCTGCGCGCCCAGGAGTGCCTGCCCTACGCGGCCTGGTGCCAGCTGGCGGTGGCGCGCTGCCAGCAGGCGCTCTTCCACGGGCCTGGGGAGGCGCTGGCGCTCACCGAGGCCGCCCGCCTCTTCCTGCGGCAGGAGCGCGACGCGCGCCAGCGACTCGCCTGCCCGGCGGCCTACGGGGAGCCGCTGCAGGCCGCCGCCAACGCCCTGGGCGCCGCCGTGCGCCTGCACCTCGAGCTGGGCCagccggccgccgccgccgccctctGCCTGGAGCTGGCCGCCGCCCTGCGCGACCTGGGCCagccggccgccgccgccggccaCTTCCAGCGCGCCGCCCACCTGCAGCTCCCGCAGCTGCCCCTGGCGGCGCTGCAGGCGCTGGGCGACGCCGCCTCCTGCCAGCTGCTGGCGCGCGACTACAACGGCGCCCTGGCGGTCTTCACGCGCATGCAGCGCCTGGCGCGGGAGCACGGCAGCCACCcggtgccgccgccgccgccgccgccgcccccgccgcctccGGGGCCACAGGTCGGGCCCGGCGCGGCCCCGGCCCTGCCCGCCGCGCTGCTCCCTGCGAACGGCGGCCCTGCGCCCGCGCCCTCTCCCGCCACGCTGGGCGCCTTCTCCGACGTGCTGGTCCGCTGCGAGGTGTCCCgcgtgctgctgctgctgctgctgcaaccGCCGCCCGCCAAGCTCCTGCCGGAGCACGCCCACACTCTGGAGAAGTACTCCTGGGAGGCTTTCGACGGCCACGGGCAGGAGAGCGGCGGCCAGCTTCCTGACGAGCTGTTCCTGCTGCTGCAGTCCTTGGTCATGGCCACCCACGAAAAGGACACGGAAGCCGTCAAGTCGCTGCAAGTGGAGATGTGGCCACTGTTGAGTGCCGAGCAGAACCACCTCCTTCACCTGGTTCTGCAGGAAACCGTCTCCCCCTCGGGACAGGGCATCTGA